In one Vulgatibacter incomptus genomic region, the following are encoded:
- a CDS encoding trypsin-like serine protease — protein MLAACQAGEVTPVDEVVDQSAQPIYGTFQPDYPTISKAEELSTWKGVAGAVAFVRRPDTNRECSGTLVSRRHVVTAGHCVVGDSVGSIRVSFAQDRNYPEFKEIDRETFGRTPRNRVSGRDIVLLTLDRDVPMSLVKKIPAYNAGSVKEFMSRNRRGGFIQVGYGLSRDYQGNVVWDQKRRYGPVNWVTAERRKCNRFKVAGSTCLDFPEIWAPYGTGQAMMDSGDSGGALFGMDIQTGEYVLLGVTSGDRGWWDGSSHQAWAHLGTIDGIGTDLTPFIPDADGDGVPDQFDNCPPSLCVARGWPLSRCFNPDQLDEDNDGVGDACDNCPPSRCAALGDGRSCANSRQIDSDGDGVGDVCDSCPMKDAPQTISNGGTVGDACNGCPGMALHFLPCLSGSTTCESARAGICLFDYDKDGRPLPGRCSQLADWDGDGVPDACDYCPYDWDPENRNANLHIENDVNVSRLGDVCDPVPVYDFAQGEPPVYREFAPPFGLGAEGVDYQTIEGHSWLGFDGTRFVTSISQPTVFQHCSCISGGRYQTEASCADRIECRPRWADRVLNGWKPLTVAVEPNAAPFPPTGRSLRFDTNVSHPYSFVWNSFDDIMRSNNPVDRDPANPLRTHGLVASIVTRVNGVFASTRDAGSWNLRTVVRMFDTPNYEIYKRDWRFGPCSFPNCLGWEHPLARVWNPPEDRILDRIRPFVFDAGWVGLVRRDGAAVDAFDGVSPRLTELMSSGKWRWVPAAEEPAVLARFDAYVGVLVPREGTGAGLPLPLTLKDGQIDIDGDPEYDSGMGFIGAVQISDEERGAFSGLQGILYLVGRDSDPGLRRYDLSTGVAGFATFEYEPDDENLGIALDTVRNRLYLLQVEDAGKTVSLVSYDLANGRRDNLLTVPRQPGLYEKTALAVDSTGALTIFASARGRGLEAWRYMPSGADAKFGGKFTDEGVLYDEPRRSDLVPVWMEREERNQMRLLSLSAQSFSQYTPCTGL, from the coding sequence ATGCTGGCAGCGTGTCAGGCGGGCGAGGTCACTCCTGTCGATGAAGTCGTAGACCAGAGCGCCCAGCCTATCTACGGCACCTTCCAACCGGACTACCCCACCATCTCCAAGGCCGAAGAGCTCTCAACCTGGAAAGGCGTTGCGGGAGCGGTAGCTTTCGTTCGCCGCCCGGATACGAACAGGGAGTGCTCGGGCACTCTCGTTTCCCGACGCCATGTCGTCACAGCAGGTCACTGCGTCGTCGGCGACAGTGTGGGAAGCATCCGGGTCAGCTTCGCTCAGGACCGAAACTATCCAGAGTTCAAAGAAATCGATCGGGAGACGTTCGGTAGAACGCCTAGAAACAGAGTGAGTGGCCGCGACATCGTCCTGCTGACGCTCGATCGAGATGTCCCAATGTCTCTCGTCAAGAAAATCCCCGCCTACAACGCCGGAAGCGTCAAGGAGTTCATGTCCAGGAATCGCCGCGGCGGTTTCATCCAAGTAGGCTACGGACTAAGCCGCGACTACCAGGGCAACGTCGTCTGGGACCAAAAGCGCCGCTATGGACCGGTCAACTGGGTCACCGCGGAGAGGCGGAAATGCAATCGGTTTAAGGTCGCTGGATCCACATGTCTCGACTTCCCGGAGATATGGGCGCCATACGGAACGGGGCAGGCGATGATGGATTCCGGCGATTCGGGCGGCGCACTCTTCGGAATGGACATTCAGACGGGAGAGTACGTGCTCCTTGGCGTGACCTCCGGCGACCGCGGCTGGTGGGATGGATCCTCGCACCAGGCCTGGGCTCACCTCGGGACAATCGACGGAATTGGAACGGACCTGACTCCGTTCATCCCCGATGCCGACGGTGACGGTGTCCCCGATCAGTTTGATAACTGCCCCCCGTCGCTCTGCGTCGCCCGCGGCTGGCCGCTCTCTCGATGCTTCAACCCCGATCAGCTCGACGAGGACAACGACGGCGTGGGCGACGCCTGTGATAACTGTCCGCCCTCGCGATGTGCGGCTTTGGGGGACGGCCGGAGTTGTGCCAACTCCCGGCAGATCGACAGCGACGGAGATGGCGTGGGCGATGTCTGCGACTCATGCCCGATGAAAGACGCGCCCCAGACAATCTCGAATGGGGGTACCGTCGGTGACGCCTGTAACGGCTGCCCGGGCATGGCGCTCCACTTCCTCCCTTGCCTCTCCGGCTCCACGACCTGCGAGAGCGCTCGAGCAGGCATCTGCCTCTTCGACTACGACAAAGACGGCCGACCCCTTCCGGGCCGTTGCAGCCAACTCGCAGACTGGGATGGCGATGGCGTTCCTGACGCCTGCGATTACTGTCCGTACGACTGGGACCCCGAAAACCGGAACGCCAATCTCCATATCGAGAATGACGTGAACGTGTCGAGGCTCGGAGACGTGTGCGACCCCGTGCCGGTTTACGACTTCGCGCAGGGCGAGCCGCCGGTTTATCGGGAGTTTGCTCCCCCATTCGGCCTGGGTGCCGAAGGCGTCGATTATCAGACAATCGAGGGCCACTCTTGGCTCGGGTTCGACGGGACTCGATTCGTGACTTCGATTTCACAGCCGACGGTATTTCAGCACTGCTCCTGCATTTCAGGCGGGCGGTATCAAACGGAAGCGAGCTGCGCGGACCGGATCGAATGCCGGCCTCGTTGGGCCGATCGCGTCCTCAATGGCTGGAAGCCTCTCACTGTGGCGGTCGAGCCGAACGCCGCTCCATTCCCTCCGACAGGCCGGTCGCTCCGGTTCGACACCAACGTCTCTCATCCCTACTCGTTTGTCTGGAACTCCTTTGACGACATCATGAGGTCCAACAATCCGGTCGATAGGGATCCGGCGAACCCCTTGAGGACACATGGGCTCGTCGCTTCCATTGTGACTCGCGTGAACGGCGTTTTCGCGAGCACTCGCGACGCCGGTTCGTGGAACCTTCGGACGGTAGTCCGGATGTTTGATACGCCAAATTACGAGATCTACAAGCGCGATTGGCGGTTTGGCCCCTGTTCGTTCCCGAACTGTCTCGGATGGGAGCATCCGCTGGCCCGAGTCTGGAACCCGCCGGAGGATCGAATCCTCGACAGAATCCGTCCCTTCGTCTTCGATGCAGGCTGGGTTGGTCTGGTTCGTCGTGACGGGGCGGCAGTCGATGCCTTCGACGGCGTTTCACCTCGTTTGACCGAGCTCATGTCCTCCGGAAAATGGCGCTGGGTCCCTGCTGCTGAGGAGCCTGCTGTATTGGCCAGGTTCGATGCATACGTTGGCGTTCTCGTCCCACGTGAGGGCACTGGAGCAGGTCTGCCCCTTCCACTCACGCTGAAGGACGGACAGATCGACATCGACGGCGATCCTGAGTACGACTCGGGCATGGGCTTCATCGGCGCGGTGCAGATCTCCGACGAGGAACGGGGCGCCTTCTCCGGGCTCCAGGGAATCCTCTACCTCGTGGGTAGGGACTCCGACCCCGGCCTTCGTCGTTACGATCTCTCCACCGGTGTTGCTGGCTTCGCCACCTTCGAGTACGAGCCGGACGACGAGAATCTCGGCATCGCCCTTGATACCGTTCGAAACCGTCTCTATCTCTTGCAGGTCGAGGATGCGGGCAAGACCGTCAGTCTCGTTTCGTATGACCTCGCAAACGGGCGGCGCGACAACCTGCTGACTGTTCCGCGTCAGCCCGGTCTCTACGAGAAGACCGCCCTGGCTGTCGATTCGACCGGGGCGCTGACCATCTTCGCGTCGGCCCGCGGTCGTGGCCTCGAGGCCTGGCGCTATATGCCATCGGGGGCGGACGCCAAGTTCGGCGGCAAGTTCACGGATGAAGGCGTCCTATACGACGAGCCTCGCCGGAGCGACCTGGTTCCGGTATGGATGGAACGCGAGGAGCGTAACCAGATGCGTTTGCTCTCGCTTTCGGCGCAGTCGTTCTCCCAGTATACGCCCTGTACTGGCCTGTAA
- a CDS encoding alpha/beta hydrolase: MGRDAYPNVEPTTRSFLETLRAAGGKPLYELTPEKARKVLSELQTDHEKLPVEFEDRTLPCGPGVGDVPVRIVRPKGTTGALPAIMYFHGGGWVLGGKDTHDRLIRDLANRTGAAVVFVEYTLAPEAKYPVQNEQAYAATKWIAENGGSLGLDSSHLVVAGDSVGGNMATVVTMMAKERKGPKIDLQVLFYPVTDDRFDTGSYKEYASGYFLEREGMKWFWGNYLARESDGADPTASPLRASPDQLEGLPPALILFGENDVLRDEVEAYAHKLAAAGVPVTASRCLGTIHDFVMLDPLAETPATRGAIRQASDTIRRTIARGAPAASA; the protein is encoded by the coding sequence ATGGGCCGTGACGCCTATCCGAACGTCGAGCCGACGACGCGCAGCTTCCTGGAAACGCTCCGCGCTGCTGGCGGAAAACCCCTGTACGAGCTGACGCCGGAGAAGGCCCGGAAGGTGCTCTCCGAGCTCCAGACCGATCACGAGAAGCTCCCCGTCGAGTTCGAGGATCGGACCCTGCCCTGCGGTCCAGGCGTCGGGGACGTCCCGGTTCGGATCGTGAGACCAAAGGGCACCACGGGGGCCTTGCCCGCGATCATGTACTTCCATGGAGGCGGCTGGGTGCTGGGCGGCAAGGACACCCACGACCGGCTGATTCGAGATCTCGCGAATCGAACCGGCGCCGCCGTCGTCTTCGTCGAATACACCCTCGCCCCCGAGGCGAAGTATCCCGTCCAGAACGAGCAGGCCTACGCGGCCACGAAGTGGATCGCGGAGAACGGAGGCTCCCTCGGCCTCGATTCGTCACACCTGGTCGTCGCCGGGGACAGCGTGGGCGGAAACATGGCCACCGTCGTCACGATGATGGCGAAGGAGCGGAAGGGGCCGAAGATCGACCTGCAAGTCCTCTTCTACCCGGTGACCGACGATCGCTTCGACACGGGCTCTTACAAGGAGTACGCGTCCGGTTACTTCCTCGAGCGGGAAGGGATGAAGTGGTTCTGGGGCAACTACCTCGCTCGCGAATCCGACGGCGCCGACCCGACCGCCTCTCCGCTGCGAGCCTCCCCCGATCAGCTCGAGGGCCTGCCGCCAGCGCTAATCCTCTTCGGCGAGAACGACGTGCTCCGCGACGAGGTAGAGGCCTACGCACACAAGCTCGCCGCAGCAGGCGTTCCCGTGACGGCATCTCGCTGTCTCGGGACCATCCACGACTTCGTGATGCTCGATCCGCTCGCCGAGACACCGGCGACCCGCGGCGCGATTCGGCAGGCGTCCGACACGATCCGCCGCACAATCGCACGGGGAGCGCCCGCCGCCTCGGCCTAG
- the fsa gene encoding fructose-6-phosphate aldolase, translating to MQFFIDTADIAEIKKANAMGVLDGVTTNPSLVAKTGRAFLDVLKEICEIVDGPISAEVVSTDYEGIVAEGRELAKIHPNIVVKVPLIVEGLKAVKTFSSEGIKTNVTLCFSATQALLAAKAGATYISPFVGRLDDISFDGMELIQQIREIYDNYGFATEILVASVRNPIHVLQAARLGADVATCPLSVIEQLAKHPLTDIGLAKFLADWEKVPKTK from the coding sequence ATGCAGTTCTTCATCGACACCGCCGACATCGCCGAGATCAAGAAGGCCAACGCCATGGGCGTGCTCGACGGCGTGACCACCAACCCCTCGCTCGTCGCCAAGACCGGCCGCGCCTTCCTCGATGTGCTCAAGGAGATCTGCGAGATCGTCGACGGTCCCATCTCCGCCGAGGTGGTCTCCACCGACTACGAGGGCATCGTCGCCGAGGGCCGCGAGCTCGCGAAGATCCACCCGAACATCGTCGTGAAGGTGCCGCTGATCGTCGAGGGCCTGAAGGCCGTGAAGACCTTCTCCTCCGAGGGCATCAAGACCAACGTCACCCTCTGCTTCAGCGCCACGCAGGCCCTCCTCGCCGCCAAGGCCGGCGCCACCTACATCTCGCCCTTCGTCGGCCGCCTCGACGACATCTCCTTCGACGGGATGGAGCTCATCCAGCAGATCCGCGAGATCTACGACAACTACGGCTTCGCCACCGAGATCCTCGTGGCCAGCGTCCGCAACCCGATCCACGTGCTCCAGGCCGCCCGCCTGGGCGCCGACGTCGCGACCTGTCCGCTCTCCGTGATCGAGCAGCTCGCCAAGCATCCCCTCACCGACATCGGCCTCGCCAAGTTCCTCGCCGACTGGGAGAAGGTGCCCAAGACGAAGTAA
- a CDS encoding KpsF/GutQ family sugar-phosphate isomerase — protein sequence MATRKNPSKTAPKPKTVRPSAPAPRRTRRKPENSPSPHDLVVAGRRVVEAELAAIQSLRPRIGHSFAKAVELILGCTGRLVVTGLGKPGFVAQKISATFASTGTPSLYLHPAEALHGDLGRVTRDDVVLALSNSGRTEEIVRLMGPVERIGAKVIVMTGDTSSPLAEKADIVLDIGNVEEACPLGLAPTASSTVLLVLGDALAMTVLENRPFGNDDYALIHPSGSLGKKVMRVAEAMRQGDSNPVVRADEPLAKAVAVMTQTPGKPGATNVVDKRGRLVGIFTDGDLRRLFERGPSALECTVGEVMCHEPRTVHPEMLVLEAAQVLRDSRIDQVPVVDEKHRPVGLLDVQDLLALNSL from the coding sequence ATGGCCACTCGAAAGAACCCCTCGAAGACCGCTCCCAAGCCCAAGACCGTCCGTCCTTCGGCGCCGGCGCCCCGCCGGACCCGTCGCAAGCCGGAGAACTCCCCCTCGCCCCACGACCTCGTCGTCGCCGGACGTCGGGTGGTCGAGGCCGAGCTCGCGGCGATCCAGTCGCTGCGGCCGCGGATCGGCCACTCCTTCGCCAAGGCGGTGGAGCTGATCCTGGGCTGCACGGGGCGCCTCGTGGTGACCGGCCTGGGCAAGCCCGGCTTCGTGGCCCAGAAGATCTCGGCGACCTTCGCGTCGACCGGCACGCCCTCGCTCTACCTCCACCCCGCCGAGGCCCTCCACGGCGACCTCGGCCGGGTGACCCGCGACGACGTGGTGCTCGCCCTCTCGAACAGCGGCCGCACCGAGGAGATCGTGCGGCTGATGGGGCCGGTGGAACGGATCGGCGCCAAGGTGATCGTGATGACCGGCGACACCTCGTCGCCGCTGGCGGAGAAGGCGGACATCGTCCTCGACATCGGCAACGTCGAGGAGGCCTGCCCGCTCGGCCTCGCGCCCACCGCGTCGTCCACTGTCCTCCTGGTCCTCGGCGACGCCCTCGCGATGACGGTCCTCGAGAACCGCCCGTTCGGCAACGACGACTACGCGCTGATCCACCCGAGCGGCTCGCTCGGTAAGAAGGTGATGCGGGTGGCGGAGGCCATGCGCCAGGGCGACTCGAACCCCGTCGTCCGGGCGGACGAGCCCCTGGCGAAGGCGGTGGCGGTGATGACCCAGACGCCCGGGAAGCCTGGCGCGACCAACGTCGTCGACAAGCGCGGCCGCCTGGTGGGGATTTTCACCGACGGCGATCTGCGGCGGCTCTTCGAGCGCGGGCCGTCGGCGCTGGAGTGCACCGTGGGTGAGGTGATGTGTCACGAGCCCCGCACCGTGCACCCGGAGATGCTGGTGCTCGAGGCGGCGCAGGTGCTCCGCGACTCGCGGATCGACCAGGTGCCGGTCGTGGACGAGAAGCACCGCCCGGTGGGCCTCCTCGACGTCCAGGATCTGCTCGCGCTCAACTCGCTCTGA
- a CDS encoding Rieske 2Fe-2S domain-containing protein, with protein MRVVHHDGIETRRPVASLLAALGRSELRTITQSKTVDQVGRPVQMQLKRWSRPPAAQRIKDFLNGTWLGHPLHPAITDVPIGAWTTAVALDLATLAGRKDLGRAARAALLVGIVGAVGSALTGLADWADTRDEQRRVGVVHALLNTIGLGLQIGSVVKRSSRNGGGRALTAAGLATTAAAAWLGGNLVFSQGTQVQRTAWTRGPRTFTHAMDDSELAADKPTRAVVDGLPVMLVRHEDEIFALQDTCGHAGCPLSGGQVKEGAIVCPCHGSTYRLRDGAVLHGPAPFAQPGLDVRVEEGRIEVRSRRT; from the coding sequence ATGCGAGTGGTGCACCACGACGGAATCGAGACGCGCAGGCCCGTAGCTTCGCTCCTTGCCGCCCTCGGACGGTCGGAGCTGCGGACCATCACGCAGAGCAAGACCGTCGACCAGGTCGGCCGGCCGGTCCAGATGCAGCTCAAGCGCTGGTCACGTCCTCCGGCTGCACAGCGGATCAAGGACTTCCTGAACGGCACCTGGCTAGGCCATCCCCTCCACCCCGCCATCACAGACGTTCCGATCGGCGCGTGGACCACAGCCGTCGCCCTCGACCTCGCTACGCTCGCGGGACGGAAGGACCTGGGCCGGGCGGCGCGGGCCGCGCTCCTCGTTGGGATCGTGGGCGCGGTCGGCTCGGCGCTCACGGGCCTCGCGGACTGGGCCGATACCCGCGACGAGCAGCGCCGCGTCGGTGTCGTCCACGCCCTGCTCAACACGATCGGCCTCGGCCTGCAGATCGGCTCGGTGGTCAAGCGGAGCTCGAGAAATGGCGGTGGGCGCGCGCTCACGGCCGCGGGCCTCGCGACCACAGCTGCTGCCGCTTGGCTCGGCGGCAACCTGGTCTTCTCCCAGGGGACCCAGGTCCAGCGCACCGCGTGGACCCGAGGGCCGCGCACGTTCACCCACGCGATGGACGACTCCGAGCTGGCAGCAGACAAGCCGACCCGCGCGGTGGTCGACGGCCTCCCCGTGATGCTCGTGCGGCACGAAGACGAGATCTTCGCCCTCCAGGACACCTGCGGCCACGCGGGCTGTCCGCTCTCCGGCGGTCAGGTGAAGGAGGGCGCGATCGTCTGCCCCTGCCACGGCTCGACCTACCGCCTCCGGGACGGCGCGGTGCTCCACGGCCCGGCGCCGTTCGCGCAGCCCGGCCTCGACGTCCGCGTCGAGGAGGGGCGGATCGAGGTCCGGAGCCGGCGCACCTAG
- a CDS encoding DUF2769 domain-containing protein, translating into MAKVEFTLENIKRCQCGSCPVYLSSACAKGKNASIDWSSGKLPPAKVIEGIYCAEAVGKSRCDDLDSTLSCNCPTCPVWEECGLNETHYCIRGAAK; encoded by the coding sequence ATGGCCAAGGTCGAATTCACGCTCGAGAACATCAAGCGGTGCCAGTGTGGAAGCTGCCCGGTCTACCTCTCGAGCGCCTGCGCCAAGGGGAAGAACGCCTCCATCGATTGGTCGTCGGGGAAGCTGCCGCCAGCGAAGGTGATCGAAGGGATCTACTGCGCGGAGGCAGTGGGCAAGTCCAGGTGCGACGACCTGGACTCCACGCTGAGCTGCAACTGTCCGACGTGTCCCGTCTGGGAGGAGTGCGGCCTCAACGAGACCCATTACTGCATCCGCGGGGCTGCGAAATAG
- the folK gene encoding 2-amino-4-hydroxy-6-hydroxymethyldihydropteridine diphosphokinase, with protein sequence MTHARMRGVLAYVALGSNLGDRRAMLRAACERIDATRGLRLLRTSQVWETAAVGPPQPDYLNAVAEVEACLTPRAHLAALHRIEAALGRVRDPATRWTARTLDLDLLWQGGLALQRGDLVLPHPRITERSFVLAPLAELAPDLTLEGRTVREWLEARPEEERAGVRRVGPL encoded by the coding sequence GTGACGCACGCTCGGATGCGCGGCGTCCTCGCCTACGTGGCGCTGGGCTCCAACCTCGGCGACAGGCGGGCAATGCTCCGCGCCGCGTGTGAGCGGATCGACGCCACCCGCGGCCTGAGGCTCCTTCGGACTTCGCAGGTCTGGGAGACGGCGGCTGTGGGGCCTCCGCAGCCCGACTACCTCAACGCGGTCGCAGAGGTTGAAGCCTGTCTCACGCCGCGTGCACACCTCGCGGCGCTGCACCGCATCGAGGCGGCGCTCGGCCGCGTTCGCGATCCGGCCACCCGCTGGACCGCGCGCACCCTGGATCTCGATCTGCTCTGGCAGGGCGGCCTCGCGCTCCAGCGCGGCGATCTCGTCCTTCCGCACCCGCGCATCACCGAGCGGAGCTTCGTCCTCGCGCCGCTCGCCGAGCTCGCCCCAGACCTGACCCTCGAGGGGCGCACGGTTCGGGAGTGGCTCGAGGCGCGGCCCGAGGAGGAGCGGGCTGGCGTGAGGCGCGTCGGTCCGCTCTGA
- a CDS encoding fumarylacetoacetate hydrolase family protein: protein MNRIVRFDEGGALHYGRVRDGNEVEVLTAAPWSGGVSAGRRTQLGGLELVAPCEPTKVVCVGRNYAAHAKELGNALPQEPLIFLKPASSVIGPEACIILPAVSSDVQHEAELALVIGKRCRAVSAEDAPSYVAGFTCLNDVTARDIQRSETQFTRAKGFDTFCPIGPWIVEGWSDPSNLGVRCLVDGEVRQDGNTGDMVFGPAELLSFISHVMTLEPGDVIATGTPAGVARLTAGQRVEVVIDGIGALANPVV, encoded by the coding sequence GTGAACCGCATCGTTCGCTTTGACGAGGGCGGCGCCCTCCACTACGGCAGGGTCCGGGACGGCAATGAAGTCGAGGTTCTCACCGCCGCGCCGTGGTCGGGCGGAGTTTCCGCGGGAAGGCGGACGCAGCTGGGAGGCCTCGAGCTCGTCGCCCCCTGCGAGCCGACCAAGGTGGTCTGCGTCGGGCGCAACTACGCGGCCCACGCAAAGGAGCTCGGCAACGCGCTGCCGCAGGAGCCGCTGATCTTCCTGAAGCCGGCCTCGAGCGTGATCGGCCCCGAGGCATGCATCATCCTGCCCGCCGTCTCCTCCGACGTGCAGCACGAGGCCGAGCTCGCGCTGGTGATCGGCAAGAGGTGCCGCGCAGTCTCGGCGGAGGACGCGCCGTCCTACGTCGCGGGCTTCACCTGCCTGAACGACGTGACCGCTCGCGACATCCAGCGCTCGGAGACCCAGTTCACCCGCGCCAAGGGCTTCGACACCTTCTGCCCCATCGGTCCGTGGATCGTCGAGGGCTGGAGCGATCCGTCGAACCTCGGCGTCCGCTGCCTCGTCGACGGCGAAGTGCGCCAGGACGGCAACACCGGCGACATGGTCTTCGGCCCGGCGGAGCTGCTTTCGTTCATCTCCCACGTGATGACCTTGGAGCCCGGCGACGTGATCGCCACCGGTACGCCTGCCGGCGTCGCGAGGCTCACTGCCGGGCAGCGGGTCGAGGTCGTCATCGACGGGATCGGCGCCCTCGCCAATCCGGTGGTCTGA
- the dapB gene encoding 4-hydroxy-tetrahydrodipicolinate reductase — protein sequence MNVVITGIGGRMGDALLRAVRSTSATRALAGTTRPGGPAQRLTAELGLPVEESLDAALARGADAVIDFTSPSATAEHVDACVRAKLPIVIGTTGLDPETQAAVARGAKEIPVVLAPNMSVGMNLLFRLVSQATEVLGEGYDVEIVEAHHRHKKDAPSGSALRLAEAVARARGEDLGDVANFGREGQVGARPRREIGIHAVRGGDVVGDHSVLFLADGERVELAHRASSREAFAGGAVRAALWLAGHAPGLYTMQHVLGFEPIPGEETKP from the coding sequence GTGAACGTCGTCATCACAGGCATCGGCGGACGGATGGGAGACGCGCTGCTCCGCGCCGTCCGCTCGACCTCGGCGACCCGCGCCCTCGCCGGGACCACGCGCCCCGGCGGGCCCGCGCAGCGGCTCACCGCGGAGCTCGGCCTGCCGGTCGAGGAGTCGCTGGACGCGGCCCTCGCGCGGGGCGCCGACGCCGTCATCGACTTCACGAGCCCCTCGGCCACCGCCGAGCACGTGGACGCCTGCGTTCGGGCGAAGCTCCCCATCGTCATCGGCACGACCGGCCTGGATCCCGAGACCCAGGCCGCGGTCGCCCGTGGCGCCAAGGAGATCCCGGTCGTGCTCGCGCCGAACATGTCGGTCGGCATGAACCTCCTGTTCAGGCTGGTCTCACAGGCGACCGAAGTCCTCGGCGAAGGCTACGACGTGGAGATCGTCGAGGCTCACCACCGGCACAAGAAGGACGCGCCCTCCGGCTCGGCCCTCCGCCTCGCCGAGGCGGTCGCCCGGGCCCGCGGAGAGGACCTCGGCGACGTCGCCAACTTCGGGCGGGAGGGGCAGGTAGGCGCGCGGCCCCGACGGGAAATCGGGATCCACGCCGTTCGCGGCGGCGACGTCGTCGGCGACCACTCCGTCCTCTTCCTCGCCGATGGCGAGCGGGTCGAGCTGGCCCACCGCGCGTCCAGCCGCGAGGCCTTCGCCGGCGGCGCCGTGCGCGCGGCTCTCTGGCTCGCCGGGCACGCTCCGGGCCTCTACACCATGCAGCACGTCCTGGGTTTCGAGCCCATTCCCGGAGAGGAGACGAAGCCGTGA
- the dapA gene encoding 4-hydroxy-tetrahydrodipicolinate synthase produces the protein MIKPELVGSFVALATPFRGGALDEAAYRALCESLLAQGTDGLVPCGTTGETPTLDEAEQRRCVAIAVEVGHKAGKPVIAGAGSNSTAQTARNVAAVRDAGADGALVVTPYYNKPTQAGIVEHYRAVAKAVPGFPIVAYVVPGRTGVDLLPDTYVALAEVEEVVAVKEATASLQRVIDIREKVGDRFTLLSGDDFTVLPFIAAGGKGVISVSANVAPRHMADLVHKALAGDLAEAGRIQVAMNALHRALFVESNPIPVKAALHMQGLFADEVRLPLLPAAAGTRKLLEDSLRSLGVLAS, from the coding sequence ATGATCAAGCCCGAGCTCGTTGGATCGTTCGTCGCGCTCGCGACGCCGTTTCGCGGAGGCGCCCTCGACGAGGCGGCCTATCGAGCCCTCTGTGAGTCGCTGCTCGCCCAGGGCACGGACGGCCTGGTGCCCTGCGGCACCACGGGCGAGACGCCCACCCTCGACGAGGCCGAGCAGCGACGCTGCGTCGCCATCGCGGTGGAGGTGGGCCACAAGGCCGGCAAGCCCGTGATCGCCGGGGCGGGATCGAACTCCACCGCCCAGACCGCCCGCAACGTCGCCGCGGTCCGCGACGCCGGCGCCGACGGCGCCCTGGTGGTGACGCCCTACTACAACAAGCCCACCCAGGCCGGGATCGTGGAGCACTACCGGGCCGTGGCGAAGGCGGTGCCCGGCTTCCCGATCGTCGCCTACGTCGTGCCGGGACGCACGGGCGTGGATCTCCTCCCCGACACCTACGTTGCCCTCGCGGAGGTCGAGGAGGTGGTCGCGGTGAAGGAAGCCACCGCCAGCCTCCAGCGCGTGATCGACATCCGGGAGAAGGTGGGCGACCGCTTCACGCTGCTCTCGGGCGACGACTTCACGGTGCTCCCCTTCATCGCCGCCGGCGGGAAGGGCGTGATCAGCGTGAGCGCCAACGTGGCGCCGCGGCACATGGCCGACCTCGTGCACAAGGCGCTGGCCGGCGACCTCGCCGAGGCGGGGCGGATCCAGGTGGCGATGAACGCGCTCCACCGGGCTCTCTTCGTCGAGTCCAACCCGATCCCGGTGAAGGCAGCGCTGCACATGCAGGGGCTCTTCGCCGACGAGGTCCGGCTCCCGCTGCTCCCCGCCGCAGCCGGCACCCGCAAGCTCCTGGAGGACTCGCTCCGCTCCCTCGGGGTCCTCGCGAGCTAA